The proteins below come from a single Isoptericola dokdonensis DS-3 genomic window:
- a CDS encoding PP2C family protein-serine/threonine phosphatase yields the protein MSVEVNLGLLWGASTHRGARRTLNEDAYLAGGSVFFVADGMGGHDAGEVASAAAVDALRPLLDDAIVGVDAVRGLVRAAHGAVRAIETAPGRGAGTTLTGVVLTEQGGEPYWLVVNMGDSRTYRLAEGELEQVSVDHSEVQELVDAGEITADQALTHPRRHVVTRALGAPETPDADYWFLPVHAGDRLLVCSDGLTGELSDERIEVLLLTQPDPQSAADRLVAEALAAGGRDNITVVVVDATGLADGLESTAPRDARADARDDEDTVPRAAAWRETLS from the coding sequence ATGAGCGTCGAGGTGAACCTCGGCCTGCTCTGGGGCGCGTCGACCCACCGCGGGGCACGGCGGACGCTCAACGAGGACGCGTACCTCGCGGGCGGCTCGGTGTTCTTCGTCGCCGACGGCATGGGCGGCCACGACGCCGGCGAGGTCGCCAGCGCCGCTGCGGTGGACGCGCTGCGCCCGCTGCTGGACGACGCGATCGTGGGGGTCGACGCGGTACGCGGCCTCGTCCGTGCGGCGCACGGCGCGGTCCGCGCCATCGAGACCGCCCCCGGACGGGGCGCGGGCACGACGCTCACGGGCGTCGTCCTCACCGAGCAGGGCGGCGAGCCGTACTGGCTGGTCGTCAACATGGGGGACTCGCGCACCTACCGGCTCGCCGAGGGCGAGCTGGAGCAGGTCAGCGTCGACCACTCCGAGGTCCAGGAGCTCGTCGACGCGGGCGAGATCACGGCCGACCAGGCGTTGACGCACCCGCGACGGCACGTGGTCACCCGTGCACTGGGAGCCCCCGAGACCCCGGACGCCGACTACTGGTTCCTGCCCGTGCACGCGGGCGACCGGCTGCTGGTCTGCTCGGACGGGCTGACGGGCGAGCTCTCCGACGAGCGCATCGAGGTGCTGCTGCTCACCCAGCCGGACCCGCAGTCGGCCGCCGACCGGCTGGTGGCCGAGGCGCTGGCGGCGGGCGGCCGGGACAACATCACGGTCGTCGTGGTGGACGCCACCGGACTGGCCGACGGGCTGGAGAGCACCGCGCCGCGCGACGCGCGGGCCGACGCCCGGGACGACGAGGACACGGTGCCGCGCGCGGCGGCGTGGAGGGAGACGCTCTCATGA
- a CDS encoding RDD family protein produces the protein MTTTCTACGAQEQGGRFCTVCGTALGASGYSGPSERTDATTEPEMRERTRHGAVDMLRASAQSNQPPLAGTGRRAGAYVIDVVAVSLVAFVVGLVVAFVSGVPGRYAALNEVTTQLGLEAATAALLGSLVAVYATIGVVSLLGWLALALADGLTGRTLGGRLLGLRTVSAVDGGPIGAGRGLLRWLVLALCGVAPLVGTVLVLVSPTFDSSGRRQGWHDKASRAVVQDVRGVPPRTFAPASAAAGPPSALHPAPVPPATSAAAPAGGGAAFAARPPSAPADPWGFPAGDRAAGGVITGVPGTPTAAPAASPAPAPGSPAPAPAAPGPVDAATVIGAPDRAPVPSSPAQAPAAPPVQASSTPFPAPAPPSAPTRRAPGVTDPGADPGAGSPSGLDEDLEETRFSVSSHRSAGGAATPPRIVVQLDTDRRVHVARRTLLGRNPQQDEGAAAELLRLEDTTRSVSKTHLELLPTAEGLQVVDLRSTNGSALIAPDGSVRELSAGTPATVTAGWTVQLGERRLTVLGADAGA, from the coding sequence ATGACGACGACGTGCACCGCGTGCGGTGCCCAGGAGCAGGGCGGCCGGTTCTGCACGGTGTGCGGCACGGCCCTGGGCGCGAGCGGGTACTCCGGCCCCAGCGAGCGGACCGACGCGACGACCGAGCCGGAGATGCGTGAGCGCACCCGGCACGGCGCCGTCGACATGCTGCGGGCGAGCGCGCAGAGCAACCAGCCGCCGCTCGCCGGCACGGGTCGCCGCGCGGGCGCCTACGTGATCGACGTCGTCGCGGTGTCGCTGGTCGCGTTCGTCGTCGGCCTCGTCGTGGCCTTCGTGTCGGGCGTGCCGGGGCGGTACGCGGCGCTGAACGAGGTCACCACGCAGCTCGGCCTCGAGGCGGCGACCGCCGCGCTGCTCGGGTCGCTCGTGGCGGTCTACGCGACGATCGGCGTGGTGAGCCTGCTCGGCTGGCTTGCCCTGGCCCTGGCCGACGGCCTCACCGGCCGCACCCTGGGCGGCCGCCTGCTCGGTCTGCGGACCGTCTCGGCGGTCGACGGCGGGCCGATCGGTGCCGGGCGCGGCCTGCTGCGCTGGCTCGTGCTGGCGCTGTGCGGCGTCGCGCCGCTGGTCGGCACCGTCCTCGTGCTGGTCTCCCCGACGTTCGACTCCTCGGGCCGCCGTCAGGGCTGGCACGACAAGGCGTCCCGCGCCGTCGTGCAGGACGTCCGCGGGGTCCCGCCCCGAACCTTCGCCCCGGCGAGCGCCGCCGCGGGCCCGCCGTCGGCGCTGCACCCGGCCCCCGTGCCCCCGGCGACGTCGGCCGCGGCCCCCGCCGGCGGAGGTGCTGCGTTCGCCGCTCGGCCCCCGTCCGCGCCCGCCGACCCGTGGGGGTTCCCCGCGGGCGACCGCGCGGCGGGCGGCGTCATCACCGGGGTGCCGGGCACCCCGACGGCCGCACCGGCCGCCTCCCCGGCCCCCGCGCCGGGTTCGCCCGCACCGGCCCCCGCGGCCCCGGGGCCCGTCGACGCGGCCACCGTGATCGGCGCCCCCGACCGGGCGCCGGTCCCGTCCTCCCCGGCGCAGGCGCCCGCCGCCCCGCCCGTGCAGGCGTCCTCGACGCCGTTCCCGGCGCCCGCGCCGCCGTCCGCACCCACCCGTCGGGCACCCGGGGTGACCGACCCCGGGGCCGACCCCGGGGCCGGTTCCCCCTCCGGGCTGGACGAGGACCTGGAGGAGACCCGGTTCAGCGTCTCCTCGCACCGCAGCGCGGGCGGGGCGGCGACCCCGCCCCGCATCGTGGTGCAGCTCGACACCGACCGTCGGGTGCACGTCGCCCGGCGGACGCTGCTGGGCCGCAACCCGCAGCAGGACGAGGGCGCGGCGGCCGAGCTGCTGCGGCTGGAGGACACCACGCGCTCGGTGTCGAAGACCCACCTGGAGCTCCTGCCCACCGCCGAGGGCCTCCAGGTCGTCGACCTGCGGTCGACCAACGGCAGCGCCCTCATCGCGCCGGACGGCTCGGTGCGCGAGCTCAGCGCCGGCACGCCGGCGACCGTGACGGCGGGCTGGACGGTGCAGCTCGGCGAGCGTCGGCTGACCGTGCTCGGGGCGGACGCCGGAGCATGA
- a CDS encoding transglutaminase-like domain-containing protein — protein MTDARRAPGDDPGGRPAEGTGSTGRTGGTSRTSLRAGTTRARRRPGDRPRALTPGGAVDGLVLVALLGVVALGFGPAWGTTGYLLPALGGAAAGLLVAWTAAALRWPVLLTAGATVLAFFLLGGALALPGTTVAGVVPTPETWQTLAVESVRGWKAFVTTVPPLSSFPELAVVPYLLMMVAGVLAGTLAWRARQAAWALLPVVVAFAGVALLGTILPAYPLVQGLVVGVVGLLWASWRAVETRMEANRLLSDASRDATRRLRNQRVRGGAVMLALGGVAAVLVAPGMATGQERLALREVVTPPFDLHQYSSPLVSYRSYTKDLADTALFTVTGLPEGSRVRLATLDDYAGTVYDVASGGGSGVFNRAGEVIDTVAEGTRTKVEVEVAGYDDVWLPDVGELAGIRFTGDRAEALQTATYYNASSGTGLVTAGLRPGDTYELDTVVAQPPAEEDLASVPIEDVDLPTPKDVADAVPAKAAQFAAEATEQFEQLTNIRDTLVATGIYSSGLDNQPHSLPGHSAARIDALLSQDEMVGDDEQFATALALMARQVGVPARVVMGFYPDERTWEPGTPYTVTGADVHAWVEVPFEGYGWVPFDVVPDEDNKVEPLPRSRQVPKPPVLEDPQTPEEPPQADAGDVEDEDKDDEDAESVDWRQVAIVAMTVGIPLVVLAAPLLAILLFKARRYKRRRRSPVPVDRVSGGWREVLDTATDLGAAVPAAATRRESARLLAEQPATASAATTTTTLAHRADQVVFGAGTPSDEETAAYWADVDTAVRDMQRSVPWGRRVRARFSLRSVRGAEAPPLPAAAWAAVTALPRAAARRTGAAVGRVRDRMARTRRRKQRAQQQEDR, from the coding sequence ATGACTGACGCCCGCCGCGCTCCCGGGGACGACCCGGGCGGCCGTCCCGCCGAGGGCACCGGTTCCACCGGCCGCACCGGCGGGACGTCGCGCACCTCCCTGCGGGCCGGCACGACGCGCGCCCGCCGTCGTCCCGGTGACCGGCCCCGCGCGCTCACCCCGGGCGGCGCCGTGGACGGACTCGTCCTCGTCGCGCTGCTCGGCGTGGTCGCGCTCGGGTTCGGGCCCGCCTGGGGCACCACCGGCTACCTGCTGCCCGCCCTCGGCGGTGCCGCGGCGGGCCTGCTGGTCGCCTGGACGGCCGCCGCGCTGCGCTGGCCGGTGCTGCTCACCGCCGGGGCCACGGTCCTGGCGTTCTTCCTGCTGGGCGGCGCGCTCGCCCTCCCGGGGACGACGGTCGCGGGTGTCGTGCCGACCCCGGAGACCTGGCAGACGCTCGCCGTCGAGTCGGTGCGGGGCTGGAAGGCGTTCGTCACGACCGTCCCGCCGCTGTCCTCGTTCCCCGAGCTCGCCGTCGTGCCCTACCTGCTCATGATGGTCGCGGGCGTCCTGGCGGGGACCCTGGCGTGGCGTGCCCGGCAGGCCGCGTGGGCGCTGCTGCCCGTCGTCGTGGCGTTCGCCGGGGTCGCGCTGCTCGGCACGATCCTGCCGGCATACCCGCTGGTGCAGGGCCTCGTCGTCGGGGTGGTCGGGCTGCTGTGGGCGTCGTGGCGCGCCGTCGAGACCCGCATGGAGGCGAACCGCCTGCTGTCCGACGCCAGCCGTGACGCCACCCGCCGACTGCGCAACCAGCGGGTGCGCGGCGGCGCCGTGATGCTCGCCCTCGGTGGCGTGGCCGCCGTGCTCGTCGCGCCCGGCATGGCCACCGGGCAGGAGCGCCTCGCGCTGCGCGAGGTCGTCACCCCGCCGTTCGACCTGCACCAGTACTCGAGCCCGCTCGTGTCCTACCGCAGCTACACCAAGGACCTCGCCGACACGGCGCTCTTCACGGTGACCGGGCTGCCCGAGGGCTCCCGCGTGCGCCTCGCCACCCTGGACGACTACGCCGGCACCGTCTACGACGTGGCCAGCGGCGGCGGCTCCGGCGTCTTCAACCGGGCGGGCGAGGTCATCGACACGGTCGCCGAGGGCACCCGCACCAAGGTCGAGGTCGAGGTCGCGGGCTACGACGACGTGTGGCTGCCCGACGTCGGCGAGCTCGCCGGCATCCGGTTCACCGGCGACCGCGCCGAGGCGCTCCAGACCGCGACGTACTACAACGCGTCGTCGGGCACCGGCCTGGTCACCGCGGGCCTGCGCCCGGGCGACACGTACGAGCTCGACACGGTCGTCGCGCAGCCGCCGGCCGAGGAGGACCTCGCGTCCGTCCCGATCGAGGACGTCGACCTGCCGACGCCGAAGGACGTCGCGGACGCCGTGCCGGCCAAGGCGGCGCAGTTCGCCGCCGAGGCGACCGAGCAGTTCGAGCAGCTCACCAACATCCGCGACACCCTCGTGGCCACCGGCATCTACTCCAGCGGCCTCGACAACCAGCCGCACTCCCTGCCCGGGCACTCCGCCGCGCGCATCGACGCGCTGCTCTCCCAGGACGAGATGGTGGGCGACGACGAGCAGTTCGCCACCGCGCTGGCGCTGATGGCCCGCCAGGTCGGCGTCCCCGCGCGCGTCGTCATGGGCTTCTACCCGGACGAGCGGACTTGGGAGCCGGGCACCCCCTACACGGTGACCGGTGCCGACGTGCACGCCTGGGTGGAGGTGCCCTTCGAGGGCTACGGCTGGGTGCCGTTCGACGTCGTCCCGGACGAGGACAACAAGGTCGAGCCGTTGCCGCGCTCGCGCCAGGTGCCCAAGCCGCCCGTGCTGGAGGACCCGCAGACGCCGGAGGAGCCGCCGCAGGCGGACGCCGGCGACGTCGAGGACGAGGACAAGGACGACGAGGACGCCGAGTCGGTCGACTGGCGGCAGGTCGCGATCGTCGCGATGACGGTCGGCATCCCGCTGGTCGTGCTCGCCGCGCCGCTGCTCGCGATCCTGCTGTTCAAGGCCCGCCGGTACAAGCGCCGTCGGCGGTCGCCCGTCCCGGTCGACCGGGTCAGCGGCGGCTGGCGCGAGGTGCTGGACACCGCGACCGACCTGGGTGCGGCGGTGCCCGCCGCGGCGACCCGCCGCGAGAGCGCCCGCCTGCTCGCCGAGCAGCCCGCCACCGCGTCGGCCGCGACGACCACGACGACGCTCGCCCACCGGGCCGACCAGGTCGTGTTCGGGGCGGGGACGCCGTCCGACGAGGAGACCGCCGCCTACTGGGCGGACGTCGACACCGCCGTGCGCGACATGCAGCGCTCGGTGCCGTGGGGCCGCCGCGTGCGGGCACGGTTCTCGCTGCGCTCGGTGCGCGGGGCCGAGGCCCCGCCGCTGCCCGCCGCCGCGTGGGCGGCCGTGACCGCGCTGCCGCGAGCGGCCGCACGGCGGACGGGTGCCGCGGTGGGCCGCGTGCGTGACAGGATGGCCCGCACGCGTCGCCGCAAGCAGCGTGCGCAGCAGCAGGAGGATCGATGA
- a CDS encoding DUF58 domain-containing protein: MTTTTTPEAATAAPEVDRPDVVDPGTPQDASGQQAPRERRPRRAAALWTSARAGAGSAWSRVAPVLGVVSPLGWSVLLLTAAAWVAGTVLHWEEWAVVAVTATVALLAAVVFVLGRLRYEVTLDVASRRVVVGDRAVGRLLVRNGSPRVMLPAVMELQVGQGMASFPVPRLRPDAEHEEIFAVPTHQRAVIPLGPVRSVRADPLGLLRRELQWTEPEELFVHPRTMPLSGSSTGLLHDLEGRVTPDISDSDVSFHALRDYVPGDDRRHIHWKSTARTGQLMVRQFEETRRSRLAVILSTRSDDYGDPEEFELAVSVCGSLGLQAIREDGGLAVMVQAGRVRGDHRTRLLDDLTRLELSPARTSLADVARAASVSATDASVVAVLVGSTVTPTDLRAAAVRLPVDARLVALRCTPGASVSRGRVADMQVLTLGELADLPHALRRIHD; encoded by the coding sequence ATGACCACGACCACCACGCCGGAGGCGGCGACCGCCGCCCCCGAGGTGGACCGGCCCGACGTCGTCGACCCCGGCACGCCGCAGGACGCGTCCGGCCAGCAGGCTCCGCGCGAGCGACGTCCCCGCCGGGCGGCCGCCCTGTGGACGTCGGCCCGTGCGGGAGCAGGTTCCGCCTGGTCGCGCGTCGCGCCGGTGCTGGGCGTCGTGTCCCCGCTGGGCTGGTCGGTGCTTCTGCTCACGGCCGCAGCCTGGGTCGCCGGGACCGTGCTGCACTGGGAGGAGTGGGCGGTCGTCGCGGTGACCGCCACGGTGGCGCTGCTCGCCGCCGTCGTCTTCGTGCTCGGGCGGCTGCGCTACGAGGTCACGCTCGACGTCGCCTCCCGGCGCGTCGTCGTGGGCGACCGCGCGGTGGGGCGCCTGCTCGTGCGCAACGGGTCGCCCCGCGTGATGCTCCCGGCGGTCATGGAGCTGCAGGTCGGCCAGGGCATGGCGTCGTTCCCGGTGCCTCGCCTGCGTCCCGACGCGGAGCACGAGGAGATCTTCGCGGTGCCCACCCACCAGCGTGCGGTCATCCCCCTGGGACCGGTGCGCTCGGTGCGCGCCGATCCCCTGGGCCTGCTGCGCCGCGAGCTGCAGTGGACCGAGCCCGAGGAGCTGTTCGTCCACCCGCGCACCATGCCGCTGTCCGGGTCGTCGACGGGTCTGCTCCACGACCTCGAGGGGCGCGTCACCCCCGACATCTCCGACTCCGACGTGTCGTTCCACGCGCTGCGCGACTACGTGCCCGGCGACGACCGCCGCCACATCCACTGGAAGTCGACGGCCCGCACCGGCCAGCTCATGGTGCGCCAGTTCGAGGAGACCCGCCGGTCCCGGCTCGCCGTCATCCTGTCGACGCGCAGCGACGACTACGGCGACCCCGAGGAGTTCGAGCTCGCGGTGTCCGTCTGCGGGTCGCTCGGCCTCCAGGCGATCCGCGAGGACGGCGGCCTGGCCGTCATGGTGCAGGCCGGCCGGGTGCGCGGCGACCACCGCACGCGCCTCCTGGACGACCTCACGCGCCTCGAGCTGTCGCCGGCACGCACCAGCCTCGCCGACGTCGCGCGCGCCGCGTCCGTGTCGGCGACCGACGCGTCCGTCGTCGCCGTGCTCGTCGGCAGCACCGTCACCCCCACCGACCTGCGCGCCGCGGCCGTGCGGCTCCCCGTGGACGCGCGGCTCGTCGCCCTGCGCTGCACGCCGGGCGCCTCCGTCAGCCGCGGCCGCGTCGCCGACATGCAGGTGCTCACGCTCGGCGAGCTCGCCGACCTGCCGCACGCCCTGCGGAGGATTCATGACTGA
- a CDS encoding AAA family ATPase: MSTMTPEQAAWFAQTFDRIVGNVAQALLGKDDQIRLAMTCMLADGHLLLEDAPGTGKTSLARAMAASVQGTNHRIQFTPDLLPSDVTGVTIYDQKSGRFDFHKGPIFANIVLADEINRASPKTQSALLEVMEEGQITVDGVTHAVGTPFMVIATQNPIEQAGTYKLPEAQLDRFLMKTSIGYPDLASTVEILAGSAVRDRSAALQPVITGQALVEMSALAAATHVDPAILEYVSRLAEESRQAADVHVGVSVRGALALVRCAKVWAAAHGRNYVLPDDVKDLLQPTWAHRLVLDPEAEFAGATAETTIARLLSDVSAPQERRTA, encoded by the coding sequence ATGAGCACCATGACCCCCGAGCAGGCCGCCTGGTTCGCCCAGACGTTCGACCGCATCGTCGGCAACGTCGCGCAGGCGCTCCTCGGCAAGGACGACCAGATCCGGCTGGCGATGACGTGCATGCTGGCCGACGGCCACCTGCTGCTGGAGGACGCGCCCGGCACGGGCAAGACGTCGCTGGCGCGGGCGATGGCGGCGAGCGTGCAGGGCACGAACCACCGCATCCAGTTCACGCCGGACCTGCTGCCCTCGGACGTGACGGGCGTGACGATCTACGACCAGAAGTCGGGCCGCTTCGACTTCCACAAGGGTCCGATCTTCGCGAACATCGTCCTGGCGGACGAGATCAACCGTGCCTCGCCGAAGACGCAGTCGGCGCTGCTGGAGGTCATGGAGGAGGGGCAGATCACCGTCGACGGCGTCACGCACGCCGTGGGCACGCCCTTCATGGTGATCGCGACCCAGAACCCCATCGAGCAGGCGGGAACGTACAAGCTGCCCGAGGCGCAGCTCGACCGCTTCCTCATGAAGACGTCGATCGGCTACCCGGACCTCGCGTCGACGGTCGAGATCCTCGCGGGCTCCGCGGTGCGCGATCGGAGCGCCGCGCTGCAGCCGGTCATCACCGGCCAGGCGCTCGTGGAGATGTCCGCGCTGGCCGCCGCGACGCACGTCGACCCGGCGATCCTGGAGTACGTGTCCCGGCTCGCGGAGGAGTCCCGCCAGGCCGCCGACGTGCACGTGGGCGTGTCCGTCCGTGGCGCGCTGGCGCTGGTGCGCTGCGCCAAGGTGTGGGCCGCCGCCCACGGCCGCAACTACGTGCTCCCGGACGACGTCAAGGACCTGCTCCAGCCGACGTGGGCGCACCGCCTCGTCCTGGACCCGGAGGCCGAGTTCGCCGGGGCCACCGCCGAGACGACGATCGCGCGCCTGCTGTCCGACGTCTCCGCGCCGCAGGAGCGCCGCACCGCCTGA